The Amphiura filiformis chromosome 6, Afil_fr2py, whole genome shotgun sequence genome segment TGTCTAACATATGTTTCAACTGTtacctataggcctatttacaatgTAAACAGTCTGACTCACCATCACTAAAAATACAATACAACCCCATTGGCAGTACATTTGTATGACCACATACAATCAATCGCCCTTTATGGGGTTTAAGTGTCTTTTGGATTCCATATCCAGGCCCGGCTGTCCAAGTCCAATTGAACAAATCAtgatttgctttggctaaatctatGGGCTTTGACCATGTTTCACCACAATCATTACTGCGTATTTGAAACTGTCTTGCTGTCATGTTACGAGTTGTGCACTGGAAATGTGCACAAGTTGAATAGAGTAGAATTAATGTTTTGACTTCCTTGTCTACTACGACAGCACCCAGGTTCAAACCATCTGGGTGCGTCCAATCATCCACTAAAAATCGGGTTGTGCTCCAAGATTGACCTGCATTCTTGGACTTTCTAAAAGCAATAAATTTAGATCCTCTATCACCAGATTCATATTTGCGAGCTTCAGAAAAGGTGACAACACTCCCATCGTGACACTGAGTAATAACGGGAATACGATACGCAGTGATCTCTCCTACTCCTGGTGTCCATAGCAATTCCGTACGTGTAATGAATGGCCGTGGCGGCAGTATGCTGGTGTTAACAAGTTCAGCaacaataaaaaagaaaaacGGCCACAAAAAACCCAACATATTCGTTGTAGGTGCTTGCCTGGTTAATACTTGTTTAGTGTTACATAGAAGAGATAAGGAAATTTTATAATTCAGCAAGAGCCCTGAGATTAATTAGGTGCGTTCAAGGTATGTTCATTACAAGCTTGCACTCAGTCCCTGCTTGCAGTTTTGTTTTAATGAACAATAAGTCACATGACAATCAGGTCAGGTCATGTGTCTGACTCCACAGTCATAtgactttgggctattccatatagaTAGATAGGTTGTAAAATTATTACTTGCAACTGAGCCCAATGTTAACTGTGTTATTTTGTTCATACAGgaacattttatatttaaaaaaacatttaaattatttaattttataCAATGATTTGATTATATATCCATTCAATCAATGATTAAATACTTTACGATTGGGATAATGGGGGGGAATATTGACATTCCACTGAAATTGGTACCCAAAGGAAAAATATTTAGTGCCAAGGTCAAAAAGTGTCAGGTGCTCATGTTGTGTTTCTGGACAGAAGGGTCTACAAGCAAAAATTATGGAAGTATTTGCAGGAAAGAATACGATACCGATTGCAGTATTCTGTAATTTGTGTATGGTTGTGTCATATCTGCATCTATTTCTAACATCAGTATTATGTCTAAACGTCCAACCCATCGTTTGGGAGGAACAAATTCTGTGGGCATCAAATGCGAGCGGCGAAGTGGACACATTCCGAATCCCAATGATCATCAATGCTAGCAATGGAGATCTTCTTGCTTTTGCAGAAGCACGAAAATTTAGCGCAGGAGATACTGGAGCAAAGTTCCTGGCTATGCGCCGATCCACAGACCAAGGAAGCAGTTGGAAGCCAACCCAGTTTATAGTTGATGATTATGTTGTTCAAGATGGGTTGAATCTTGGTGCAGTTTTGTATGATTATGAAGCTGCCACATTGATTTTGCTCTATCAGTATTGTGGTCATGATACAAATTCTAGTAAATGTGTATTAGTTGATAAAGGTGAACAAGGGGTGTATGTGATGAGTAGTAAAGATAATGGGTACACATGGACAAAACCATTCAATTTGGGACAAACAAATCCCGAATTAATTAACTACCATTGGGCTCCAGGTCCAGGACAGGGGATCCAGAAGATGCTGGCACCAAATAAAGGACGTCTTATTTCATGTGGACATATGAATACAGATGAAGACCATTCTATGGTTTGTCTGTATAGTGATGGTAAGTTTTGGGAATGCATTCAAACTtataaatatcaatatattttcttcAGCACCTATTACAACATCACCTCTACAATCCATCTGTAACTTCAAACATGCTGCGCTTTAATTACAAACTGCgaagttttttatttattatactacacttagagaataagcgataggaatttttattttgcctatcctctaccgtgtgatgagcgacaggcaggtccaatattttgagtagtggatgccggcgcagccgtatccactacgataaaaatattggacctgcctgtcgtctcatcatacatgtaggtagaggataggcaaaaaaaattcctgtcgtttattctcattaatcagttaaatattattttaataactgtaaactattttttaaagcaaaatttagtaaccgtcataaaactccctttttctaaaatgagcGAAACTTGTtaacaacttcacatcttttgttgtgcGTACTGCTAGACTGCGTCTACACATAccacgcgatacatacgcgcacctctatgagcgtgtctacggcctgatagacgacacccaaaatcatgagATTGTCGAATCAGATaatgtgtctacgtaatagaccactctcactgactaagaatgtacaGTATCAGGTAGCTTTCTCAATTATCATCTGTTTGAGAGCATTCCCAATATGAGAGTCATGGTCACAGCAGTTTACGCAAATTTGTACAATGtagcaaaattaatcaatttccCGTTAGGACCCAGCATTAATTTGACTCTCTTTCTTTCCCCTTCATATGGGTCATGATAATGTCAGTGAAACATATTAATTATAGTTGCATAATTCAAAAAATTCTTGCTATTTACAGATCATGGATTCACATGGCACATAGGAGGAACAATTGTTGGTTTACCACAAGGTGTAACTAAGAACATTGGTGATCTGGCACCAGGAGAGACACAGGTGGGTTAACACTCAATTCATGTCAGAATAACAGAACTTTAGATTTGAGTTGCACTTCACACTTAGGGGTCAGTGAAGAAAGGGGAGGAAActcagtggcgtagtgtcataggggcacatAGCCCCCCaatagaaaatcccataggaaaattgtcaAGAAATGGCTTGTGCCCCGGCCCCCAATCAGACCGGTGGTGCCCCTCAATCGTGGTGGTGCCCCCCAATATGGTGATCCATGCTGCTCAAATGatcaagatgaagatgatgatgatgaatttttGATGATAACAATATTTaacaaaaatcacaatttgaTCATATGTTGCCTCATCACCAATGGACAGTCAAATATCTTACCAACTGCAGTGTATATGCAAAAGTAGctcatattatacaaatattgaccgcagccgagggtcatagcatggttttgagatcaccgcaggcctataatcttaaccatgtcccgaataaagcagtcaatatttgttttatataccgaatggatatgtggatgttgcgattgcgcagtttgatcgggacgcacatgaccggtccatagttcatttccatggagcggtccatagttcattttgagggcatagttaattcaatgactgcacattcaaccaatcagataacaggaatctatatatgaggtataatataatatatgtaGGTAAATCTTCAAGCCAATTAAAAGGGAACAGAatacataattttgattttgaaatttactTCCTGAACTTTATTATACTATAGGTTGAGTGAGAGGACACAATAGGCTTGGAACTTGTCATTCTATTGAACAACACaaagaataattaaaatattttaagtacGGTAACTTAAAACTTTAACATTCATGTTTCTCCAACTTTCTTGTCTTCCAGGTCGTTGAACTTCCAGATGGTTCAGTATATATTGCAGTTCGTAATACCCATTGGTTTCACTGTCATTGTCGTATCCATGCCTACAGCTATGATGGAGCAGAAACCTTCAAACCAGAAGACCTATTCTTGGATGAAGTCCTCTTAGATCCCAATGTGTGTGGTGCTATGATATTACATGGTG includes the following:
- the LOC140155164 gene encoding sialidase-1-like; this translates as MLGFLWPFFFFIVAELVNTSILPPRPFITRTELLWTPGVGEITAYRIPVITQCHDGSVVTFSEARKYESGDRGSKFIAFRKSKNAGQSWSTTRFLVDDWTHPDGLNLGAVVVDKEVKTLILLYSTCAHFQCTTRNMTARQFQIRSNDCGETWSKPIDLAKANHDLFNWTWTAGPGYGIQKTLKPHKGRLIVCGHTNVLPMGLYCIFSDDHGFTWKRGAKLLSIPYAGPLYQGSFAPTENQLVELKDGTLYFDARNEYKYRCHCRIYFNSTDGGYTIPIETLNFNSVAVDPTCDGSILLHNDVLYMSHANNDTQRVNTTLRWSMDYGKTWPYSMNVNPGDSGYSCLTRLSDNHIGLVYEKNIGPLWFVKIQLHL
- the LOC140155165 gene encoding sialidase-1-like, whose protein sequence is MEVFAGKNTIPIAVFCNLCMVVSYLHLFLTSVLCLNVQPIVWEEQILWASNASGEVDTFRIPMIINASNGDLLAFAEARKFSAGDTGAKFLAMRRSTDQGSSWKPTQFIVDDYVVQDGLNLGAVLYDYEAATLILLYQYCGHDTNSSKCVLVDKGEQGVYVMSSKDNGYTWTKPFNLGQTNPELINYHWAPGPGQGIQKMLAPNKGRLISCGHMNTDEDHSMVCLYSDDHGFTWHIGGTIVGLPQGVTKNIGDLAPGETQVVELPDGSVYIAVRNTHWFHCHCRIHAYSYDGAETFKPEDLFLDEVLLDPNVCGAMILHGGNLYFANAFHIDKRVNMTVRWSLDLGDTWPGTLPIYPGSSAYPCLTSIDYNHIGLVYEKNDYKEISFVKIRLNP